From the genome of Candidatus Zixiibacteriota bacterium:
AGCTTTGTCACCTTTCATGCCCCGAACGATGAAGCGATCGCGCGCTACGTGGATACGGGTGAGCCGATGGACAAGGCCGGCGCCTACGGCATCCAAGGGATGGGCGAGTTGCTGGTTGAACGTCTGGAGGGAAGCCTGCTCAATGTGATCGGCTTTCCCATTGAACTCTTCTTACGAATGGTGAGGGAGCTGCGACAGTGACATTCGAATTCGGTTCGGACGAAGATATCAAAACGATTGGCGAGTACCTTCGGCGGAAACGCGAGGCGCGGGAATTGTCGTTGGAGGACGTGGCCTCAAGCATCAAGATCCACGCACGCTATCTGGCGGCGATTGAAGAAAGCCGCGATCAGGACTTGCCGAGTCCGGTCTACAAAGAGCTGTTCCTCAAGTCCTACGCTGACTTCCTCGGTGTCTCCCTAGACGAGCTGTTGCTGCGACTGCCGGAGCTGGAGCCGCAACCGGTCGCCGAGGAAGCCGATCAGGCTGGTGAGCCGACGAAAGTGACGCCGCGAGCACAGCCAAACGTGACGCCGCGTGCCCAACCAAACGTGACACCGGTGCAGGCGCCTTTGACGGAACGCAAGCGTAAGCGCGGCCGGCCGTTCCTGATTCTCTTTTTGGGGTTGGTTGCGATCGGTGTCGGGCTATTTGGGCTCAAATACTATCGCGACAATTTCATGAAAGTCGAAGATCGCGTCACGCCGCCGGAAACGCCGCCGGTGACCGCGACAATTCCGGCGGACACGATCGCGGTGGATTCGACCGCCAATGTCGCCGCCACGCCGGAAATGATGAATCTCCTGATGATCGGGAAGGGCGAATGCTGGCTGGAGGTGAGCATCGACGGCGATAGCAGCTTCTCCGAATTGCTGAAAGTGCCGGACACCCTCTGGTTCGCGATGCAAGACAGCATCTACTTCAAGCTGGGACGGGCCAATACCGTCGAAGTCTGGTGCAACGCTTTGCCATTGAGATTAGTACCACCTGATGACGGCACCGTGCGGTCATTCACGATCACGCGGCAAAATTACCTGAGCCTGGTTGATAGCGCGAGGTTGGCGCCATGAAGTTCCGGGAAAAACTGCAACACTATTACGTGCAACTCAAGGCCCGCCAGCTGCGGATGACCGCTTATGAGTTTCCCTCCTCGATTCGCGGCAGCAAGCGCATTGTCGTGACGCTTCCTTTCGGCATCCAGACCAACAGCATCTTGCTGCGCATGGTGAGCGAGTTGTCCGTGATTTTTCCGAGCAGCGACCTGATGGTCGCGGTGCCCAGCGGCTGCACCGAAATCGCCCGCAAAACCGGCATCCATACGATTTCGCCCGACCTCTACGCGGCCAACATGATCGGCTTGCCGAAAGGCGAATTCTTCAAGAAGATCACCGATTTTGATGCCTCGGTCTTTATCGATTTTGAAACCAAGAAGAATGTTTTCAACGCGCTGGTGGCGATCAACTCGAATGCCGCTTTGCGCATCGGCTTGGTCGGCGTCTGGGGCCCGCCGATACACAATTTTGAAATACGCTCAAGTTTCCAGCACGACGAACTCAAGGTCTATCGCAGCATGATCGACATGCTCGGTTCGATTCAACTGACTTCGGTTATGCCGGATATTCGCGAGACTACCTAAAACGGGAAGCAGGAGTCTACTTTGTATCTATCGGGATTAGAGATCATTGGATTTAAGTCGTTTCCGCTGAAAACCTCGGTCGAGTTCGCGAGCGGCATCACCGGCGTCGTCGGTCCCAACGGCTGCGGCAAAACGAATGTGCTTGACGCCATCCGCTGGGTGCTCGGCGAACAGCGCATTTCGATTCTGCGCGGCGGCAAAATGGAAGATGTGATTTTCGCCGGCACGCGCGAAATGAAACCGATCGGCATGGCCGAAGTCTCGCTGCACATCGTGAACAATCGCGGCGTCCTGCCCACCGAATACAACCACCTGACGCTCACCCGCCGCCTGTATCGCTCCGGCGAATCGGAGTACTTGCTCAACAACGTCGTCTGTCGCTTGAAGGATATCACCGAGCTCTTCGCCGACACCGGCATGGGCTCGCACGCCTACTCGGCCATCGAGTTGGATATGGTCGAGGCGATCCTCTCCGACAAGGCCGATCAGCGCCGCATGCTGTTCGAGGAAGCCGCCGGGATCACCAAATACAAGCAGCGCAAGAAAGCGGCGCTGCGCAAACTCGAGGCGACCGAACATGATCTGCTGCGCCTGTCCGATATTCTGGCGGAAGTCTCATCGCAGGTCAGCGGCCTGAGCCGGCAGATGAAGCGGGCGGAGCGCTACAAGTCGCTGGAAGAACGCATCCGTACCGCCGGTCAGGTTCTGCTTAAAGAACGATACCGCCGTCTGAATCAGCAGCTCGACCACGTGCGCGACGAGAAACGGGTCAGTCAGATCAAGCTGGCGGAATTGTCCGGCGAAATCGATAAGTGGGACCTGGCGCGTGAAGAGTATGCCGCGCAAGCCCTCGAACTGGGCGAGCAACTGCGACAGCTGCGCGAACGCAGCGAAAGCGTCGGCGCTGACTGCCATCGTCTGGAGACGGAGATTTCGGTCAATGACGAACGCATCAAGGCTGCGGCGATTGCCGACGACAGCGATCGCCGGGAAATTGAGAACATCCGCGGTAAACTCGATCAACTGGCCTCGGAAAAATCCGGTCTGACCGACCGCCTCGCCGCGCAGCGCCAGTCACTCGCGTCGGTCAATGCCGAGTTAGCCGAGGTCGAACAGCGATTGACGGCAAAATTCGCGGAATTGGACACCGCGCGGCGCTCCTCCCAGACGCACCAGCGCGACCTCTTCGAAATCGAAGGCCAACGCTCGATCAAAGAGCAGAGTCGGCTCCAGTTGGAACAGCAAATCAGCGAGCTGGACGAAACACAGGCACGCAATCGGGAAAAAGCCGAACAACTGCATGACGAATGCAATCGTGCCGAAGCGGAATCGGCGCGGCTCACCGCAATTCAAGACCAACTGCGCGCTCAGATCGCCGCCGGCGAATTGCGACAAACAGAGGTCGAGACCCGCCGCCGCGAGCTGGAGGAGGCAATCGCCGCCCGGCAGTCAACCCTCGCCAATCTCCGGCTCGAAGCGCGATCGCAGCAAGCGCAGATCGAAATTCTGGAGCGGATGATTGCCCATTACGAAGGTTACGGCTCAGGTGTGACTTCGATTTTTGGCGCCCGCGATCAGATCGGCGGTGTGATCGATACCGCGGCCAACCTGATCGAAGGGCAGAGCGAATATCTGCGGGCGATCGAGACGGCGCTGGGCGAGGCCGCTCAATATGTCGTCGTCGAGTCGCGTCCTTCGGCCTACACTGCCATCGAGTTCCTTAAAACCCATGCCCACGGGCGGGTGACGTTTATCGTCAAGAGCGAGCTGGATGTCTGGACCAAGGATCGCAAGCTCGCGCGGCCGGGCGGCTTCGGTGGCCAGTTGGTGCCGGCCACCGATGTGATCCGCGTCAAGCCGGGATACGAGAAACTCGCCGACCTGCTCCTCGGTGACGTCTGGATCGTCCAGGATCGCGAGGCCGCCGAAAAGTTGATCGAGCTGGCACAAGGCGATTTGCGCGTCGTCACGCTCGACGGCGAATTCTACCGCGCCCGTCCGCTCCACGAGGGCGGGGGCACCGCGCAACTTCCGCTCTTGGGCCGTGATGCCGATCTGCAGCGCTTGCGTCAAGAGGACGCGGCAGTGACGGGACGCATCCAGGAACTCGAAGCGGAGATTCAGACTTTGCTGGACGCACGCGCGGAGATCGAGCTTGCCGGCCGCGAATTGGTGCAGGAGCTCTCCGAGCTCCGCAATCAGATGGCCGAGACCCAGATCCAGTCCGCCGGTATCGGCTTGAGTCTGCGCCAAGCCGCCACAGCGCTGGCGGAACTTCAAGCCGCCACCGAGCAGGGTCGGCTGAAGCTCGAATCGCTGCGCACCTCGCTCCAGGAACTTGCCTCCAATGTCTCCCAGTTAACTGCAGACTCGGCGAACAAGGCGCAGTTCCTTAATCAGCAATCAGCCACCGTCGAGTCGCTGGAGGCCGAAGTTGGTCGTCTATCGCAACAGATTGAAGACGAACGTCTGCGCTCGATTCGGTTGGCGACGGAAGTCAATTCCCTCGAAGGTAATTTGCGCCGCATCGACGAATTGACGCTTGAATTGGAGTCGCAACGCGATCGCCGCGCCGCCGCGATCGACTTGCGCGTTGAGGAAGTCGCCGTGCTGCAGAAGCATATCGCCGACTTGCGCGCGCAATTTGCCGAGCGGACCCGAACGCGCGAGGAACTTAAGGCCAAAGAGCTGTCGTTGACCGTCCGGCAAGGCGAGCTCACCGAGAAGCAAGCGGAGTTCGATCAACTGGTGCGCAGTAATCGCAAGGCCCGCGACGAAGTCGCCGAATTCAATCAGCGCCTTCTCGTCAACGAAACCGAATTGCACGCGCGCTGGGAAGACGTCGCCCGGCAATTGAAGGAAACTTACGACATCGATGTCGCTGTCATGGTCATGCCGGAACCGCTGGCCGATGCCACCTTTCAGGAACTTGAGGCCGAGCTCGCCGACTGCCGCAACAAGCAGCAGCAGATCGGCATGGTCAACATGCTGGCGCTGGAGGAGTATGAACGCGAAGCCGAACGTGAACGCTTCCTGCGCAGCCAGATCGAGGACTTGACGCGCGCCAAGGACGACCTCAAAACCACGATCAACCGTATCAATACGACCGCCCGGCGGATGTTCGTCGAGACCTACGATAAGGTCAAATCGAACTTCCAAAAGGTTTTTGCCGAATTGTTCCAGGGCGGCGAAGCCGACCTGCGCATGGAGAATGAAGACGATCCGCTGGAATCGCCGATCGAAATCTCGGCCCGTCCGCGCGGCAAGCGCTTCTTGAACATCACCCAGCTTTCCGGCGGCGAAAAAGCGTTGACGGCGATCTCACTGCTCTTCGCCATCTATCTGGTCAAACCCTCGCCGTTCTGCATCCTGGATGAAGTCGACGCGCCGTTGGATGACGCCAACGTCATTCGTTTTTTGCGCATGGTGCGCAGTTTTATCGGCCGCACCCAGTTCATCATCATCACGCACAACAAGCGCACGATGGAACAGTGCGATCGCCTCTACGGCGTCACCATGCAGCAGCCCGGTGTCAGTCAGATTGTCAGCGTCGATTTCGAAGGCAAAGCGCGACGCACCGAACTCGAGGTGATGAAATTCGCTATCGACGAGGCCCCCGCCGACCTGAATGAGGAGCCCGCGACCACCGCCCGCGCCTCCGTCCCGACCAGCGATTTGGATGCGCTTGGCGCCGAATTCGACGAGGAACCAAACTCCACCGAACGCGCCCTGGTCACCGAGACTGCCGAAACCGCAACCGCCGAGGAAGCGGAAGAAGAATACGACGATGAGTTCGACGATGACGACGACGATGATGACGAGGATGATACTTAATGGGCTTCTCGTTCAAGAAGCTGGCGCAGGGACTCCTCAAAACCAAAGAGAATCTCGTCACCAAACTCAAAACCGCCGTCGGCTTGCACAAAAAGGTCGATGCCGAACTGCTCGCCGAGATCGAAGAAATCTTGATCTCCTCTGATATCAGCGTCGAAACGGCGGAGAAACTCATTGAAGGACTGAAAGAGAAAGTCGCGAAAGAGGGAATTGATTCTTCCGACGACGTTTACCGACTGCTCAAGGA
Proteins encoded in this window:
- a CDS encoding DUF4115 domain-containing protein; amino-acid sequence: MTFEFGSDEDIKTIGEYLRRKREARELSLEDVASSIKIHARYLAAIEESRDQDLPSPVYKELFLKSYADFLGVSLDELLLRLPELEPQPVAEEADQAGEPTKVTPRAQPNVTPRAQPNVTPVQAPLTERKRKRGRPFLILFLGLVAIGVGLFGLKYYRDNFMKVEDRVTPPETPPVTATIPADTIAVDSTANVAATPEMMNLLMIGKGECWLEVSIDGDSSFSELLKVPDTLWFAMQDSIYFKLGRANTVEVWCNALPLRLVPPDDGTVRSFTITRQNYLSLVDSARLAP
- the smc gene encoding chromosome segregation protein SMC, which encodes MYLSGLEIIGFKSFPLKTSVEFASGITGVVGPNGCGKTNVLDAIRWVLGEQRISILRGGKMEDVIFAGTREMKPIGMAEVSLHIVNNRGVLPTEYNHLTLTRRLYRSGESEYLLNNVVCRLKDITELFADTGMGSHAYSAIELDMVEAILSDKADQRRMLFEEAAGITKYKQRKKAALRKLEATEHDLLRLSDILAEVSSQVSGLSRQMKRAERYKSLEERIRTAGQVLLKERYRRLNQQLDHVRDEKRVSQIKLAELSGEIDKWDLAREEYAAQALELGEQLRQLRERSESVGADCHRLETEISVNDERIKAAAIADDSDRREIENIRGKLDQLASEKSGLTDRLAAQRQSLASVNAELAEVEQRLTAKFAELDTARRSSQTHQRDLFEIEGQRSIKEQSRLQLEQQISELDETQARNREKAEQLHDECNRAEAESARLTAIQDQLRAQIAAGELRQTEVETRRRELEEAIAARQSTLANLRLEARSQQAQIEILERMIAHYEGYGSGVTSIFGARDQIGGVIDTAANLIEGQSEYLRAIETALGEAAQYVVVESRPSAYTAIEFLKTHAHGRVTFIVKSELDVWTKDRKLARPGGFGGQLVPATDVIRVKPGYEKLADLLLGDVWIVQDREAAEKLIELAQGDLRVVTLDGEFYRARPLHEGGGTAQLPLLGRDADLQRLRQEDAAVTGRIQELEAEIQTLLDARAEIELAGRELVQELSELRNQMAETQIQSAGIGLSLRQAATALAELQAATEQGRLKLESLRTSLQELASNVSQLTADSANKAQFLNQQSATVESLEAEVGRLSQQIEDERLRSIRLATEVNSLEGNLRRIDELTLELESQRDRRAAAIDLRVEEVAVLQKHIADLRAQFAERTRTREELKAKELSLTVRQGELTEKQAEFDQLVRSNRKARDEVAEFNQRLLVNETELHARWEDVARQLKETYDIDVAVMVMPEPLADATFQELEAELADCRNKQQQIGMVNMLALEEYEREAERERFLRSQIEDLTRAKDDLKTTINRINTTARRMFVETYDKVKSNFQKVFAELFQGGEADLRMENEDDPLESPIEISARPRGKRFLNITQLSGGEKALTAISLLFAIYLVKPSPFCILDEVDAPLDDANVIRFLRMVRSFIGRTQFIIITHNKRTMEQCDRLYGVTMQQPGVSQIVSVDFEGKARRTELEVMKFAIDEAPADLNEEPATTARASVPTSDLDALGAEFDEEPNSTERALVTETAETATAEEAEEEYDDEFDDDDDDDDEDDT